Below is a window of Yersinia kristensenii DNA.
ATGCCGCCCCAACTCGCCCTTTTCGATAATCACCTGGCTTTTCGCTACCCGGAACTGTTTAGCGATAAACTTGACCAAATGAGCATTAGCTTGACCATCAACGGGTGGCGCGGTAATGGCGACTTTAAGTTCGTCGCCATGTAAACCGACTATCTGATCACGACTGGCTTTCGGCTGAATATATAGCCTGAGAGCCAGCCCGTCCAGCAACTGGGTGACTACACTCACAGTATGAACCAAAGCTCACCTAGCAGATCCGTACCTAAATAGTTGAACAGGTACAGAATAAGAATCACCACCATCGCTGAGAAATCGATACCGCCCATGGCGGGTAAAATGCGGCGAATCGGTGCCATTAAAGGTTCAGTTAACTGATAAAGCAGGTAATCCATTGGGCTACGGCCCTGGCTGACCCAGCTCATCAGCGCCCGAATAATCATCACCCAAAAAATGAGATAACCGACTGCTTTAACTAACGAAATAACACCAAACAGCAAGTTGTACGGGCTGAGTGACATTGAACCGCTCTGGATCAACACCAATAGTGGATACTTGATGGTCATCAACAGGAACGCCAGCAGCAACGATGCACTGTCGATTGGCCCCAAAGACGGGATAATCCGACGCAACGGGCCAACAATCGGCTGGGTGATTTTCACCACAAATTGTGAAAACGGGTTATAAAAATCGCTGTGAACCCACTGCATCCAGATACGCAACAGCAGTACCATCACATACAGGTCAATGACCGTTTTTGCCAGAAAAGTCAGCGTTAGCATGAGTTGCCTTAATCCTTTGTTCAATATGGTATGCAGGTAAATAGACAACCTATTTGCCTACTTTATAGGCCCCTATCTTAACGGGAAAGCATCAGAGCCGGTGTCGGGTTTTGTAAATTTTGCTGTGGTTAGAACAGCTTTTCCATTTCTTTTGCTCGCACAATAGCGGCTTGCATGGCATTGGAAACAATTTGTGGCAAGTGCTGTTCGTTAAATACTCGAATTGCCTCCGCGGTCGTGCCTCCTTTCGATGTGACTTGTTCACGCAGTGTTGAAAGCGGTAATTGCGGGTTGGCTTCCACTAATGCTGTTGCACCGGACGCCGCTTGCTGCACCAGCATACGGGCGGTTTCACTGTCAAAACCTAATTTTTCAGCTTCTTGCTGCATCGCTTCCATAAACAAGAAGAAATAAGCTGGCGCACTGCCTGCGGCGGCAATAACGCTGTTGATGCCGTTTTCGTCATTCACCCAACAAACTTTACCCACTGAACTCATCAGTGAAGCCGTAAAATCACGGTCATCTTGCGAGACTTGATCCGGTGCATAAAGGCCGCTCATCCCTTTCCCCACCAGCGATGGTGTGTTGGGCATAATTCGCACCAGATTGAGATTCTCGCCCAATAGCGTATAGAAACGGGCCACCTGCACACCCGCGGCGATAGATAACACCAGCTTACCAGTGAAGTTGATATTTTCCTGCAACGGCTGGCATACCGCCGCCATTAATTGGGGTTTAACCGCCAAAACTACCACCTCGGCTTTTTTCGCCTCGGTCATGTTATCGTCACTACTGATAACACCAAACTCAGCCGCCAGAGCATCACGGTTTTTACCGGAAGGTGCGCAAACGCTGATCATCTTAGCGGGATAACCACCGGCAACTAAACCTGCGATAATTGCCCGCGCCATATTGCCCGCGCCAATGAATGTAATGTTGCGATGTTTCATTAAATCAGTTCTCCTCATCCCCTGCGTATTTGAAGCCACAGCGGTGTTAGCATCTATCACTCACCCGAATCACTTACTTGTGTAAGCTCATCGGGATTCGCTCCTTTGCTGCCTTGCCGTGACTCCAACTACTTTGGGGCCCTCTTTGTATTCGAAGCCACCGGGGGTTAAGCGCGGGAGCCAAAAATGGCGGTACCAATGCGCACTAAAGTACTGCCCGCGGCAATAGCGGCAGCCATATCATCCGTCATCCCCATGGAAAGCGTATCCATCTGAGGGTAGCTGGCTTTTAAAGTCAAGAACGCCTGATTCATTTGCTCAAATACCGCCAGTTGCCGCTGATAATCAGTTTCAGGAGCCGGAATAGCCATTAGCCCGCGTAAATGCAGGTTAGGTAGCGCATTAATACTGGCTGCCAAAGCGGGCAGCTCCGCCAGTGTAATACCGGACTTACTCTGCTCATCACTGATATTGACCTGAATCAGGATGTTCAATGCTGGCATTTCTGGCGGGCGTTGAGCACTTAGGCGCTGTGCAATCTTGAGCCTATCGACGGTATGGCACCAGGCAAAATTCTCTGCGACTAATCTGCTTTTATTTGATTGCAGGGGGCCGATAAAGTGCCATTCAAGATGGGCTGAGGGGGCGTTATCTGCAAAATAGTGGATTTTATCCACTCCTTCCTGCACATAGTTTTCGCCAAAAGCGTATTGCCCAGCGGCGATGGCTTCTTCGATAGCGCTCACAGGCTTGGTTTTACTGACTGCAAGCAATGTCACTTCTTCTGGAGAGCGCCCGCAATTGCGTGCAGCGGTTGCGATTTGCGCTCTGACATCCTGTAGATTCTGCTCAATTGTGCTCATATGGACCCAGGAGTTTGATATGGATTTCACCCGTCTGGATAACAAAAACACAGACTTGGATAACCCCGTATTTAGTGATGTTTTCACCGAATACATTGATTTAGAAAACCCTGAACATGCCGATGGTGACTTCAACGAACAGGATTTTGCCAATAAAGTGGCGGCTAGTGTAAATCATAATGCATCCGATCTGCACCTTTGTACCGGTGATCATCCGGTATTGCGTATTGATGGTGAATTGAAAACCTTCACTCATTGGCCGCGCGTCAATGCCAATTGGCTGAGTGGCCTTAGCCGACATTTATTGAGTGAAGTTCAACAAAGGCAATTGCAGCAAAGTGGGCAGGTTGATTGTGCTTGCACCACGAGTGCGGGGCAACGGCTGCGGGCGAATGTTTTCCAGCAACAGCAGGGGCGTTCGATAGCCTTTCGTGTCATTTCTGCAACTAGCCCATCACTGAACGAATTGGACGTCCCACCCATTATTAACCAACTCATTGAGCAAGAGAATGGATTGATTCTAATTACCGGCGCGACAGGTAGTGGTAAAACCACCACATTGAGCGCGATGATAAGTGCCATGAATCAAAAACAAGCGCGGCATATCATCACACTGGAAGATCCGATCGAATTTCTTCATAGCAGCAAAACATGTTTGATCCAGCAGCGGGAGTTGGGGCGTCATACCGATTCTTTCAGTAGCGCCTTAACCGGGGCATTGCGGCAAGATCCAGATATCATTTTATTAGGTGAACTGCGGGATCCAGAGTCAATTCGTTTAGCGCTAACCGCTGCTGAAACCGGGCATTTGGTGTTAGCCACATTACATACTCGTACCGCGGCCCAAGCAATCGATAGGCTGGTGGATATATTCCCTGTCGCAGAGAAAACGGCGATTCAGGCGCAATTAGCCGCCAGTTTACGCGCCGTTATCACACAAAAATTGTGTCATAAAGTCGGCGGCGGGCGCATAGCTGTATTTGAGATTCTGACTCAAACCACGGCAGCCAGCCATTTGATTCGTGAAGGTAAAACCTACCAGCTTCACTCAGTGATACAGACGGGTGGGCAATGGGGAATGCAAACTTTTGAACAGAGCATAGCGCAGCGGCAAAAACAGGGCATATTGGCAGATCAGCATGTGAGTCAATTGATATAGAGCCGCTAACACCGCAGCGGCTCCAAGTATACAAAAGAGATTACTCAAAGTAATTGGAGTAGCGGCAAGGCAGCAAACGAATGTATCCCGATGAGCTTACATTAGTAAGTGATTCGGGTAAGTGAGAGCCGCTAACACCGCAGCGGCTCCAAGTACGAAGAGTATTTACGGCGTGGGGATCTGCTGGGTAATACAATGAATATTGCCACCCCCGAGCAAGATCTCGCGGGCAGGGACGCCGACAATCGCATAGTCAGGGAATATCTGCTGCAATAGGTCATGCGCCAGCCCATCTGTGCGGCTGTCCAACAGCGGATAAATAATCTGTTGATTGCTGATTAGGAAGTTGACGTAAGACCCCGCTAACCGCTCACCGGCGGTACGTGGCACGGCATCGCTGGACAGCACATCGAAAGTCTCGGCTTCGGTGTTATACAGTGGGCCTGGCGCAGGCAGCTTCCAGATTTTCAGCTTACGGCCTTTGGCATCGATTGCATTGGATAAAACCTCAAAGGCAGCAACCGAACGCGCATATTGCGGATCTTGTTGATCGTCAGTCCAATGCAGGGCGACTTCACCTGGGCGAACAAAGCAGCACATATTGTCGATATGGCCATCAGTCTCATCATTATAGACGCCGTCTTGTAACCAGATGAAATGCGTGACACCAAGGTATTTGTGCAGCAACTGTTCAATCTGCGCTTGATTCAGGTGCGGGTTGCGGTTTGGATTCAGCAAACATTCAGCGGTGGTCAGTAAAGTGCCTTCGCCATCAGTATGAATAGATCCACCTTCCAGCACCAGCGGTGCGCTGTAATGCGCATTATTCAAGAAATCACTGACTTGGACGGCAATTTTCTCATCTTGCTGCCAATTGGCATACAAACCGCCGTTAAGACCGCCCCAGGCGTTAAATTGCCAGTCAACAGCGCGGCGCTCACCGGCACCGTTAATCACCATGGTCGGGCCGGTATCGCGCATCCAGGCATCATCACTGGCCATTTCTACCAAGGTGACACTGGCTGGCATGGTGGCTTTTGCCTGCGCCATAAACTCAGCAGGTACGCCCATAAACACCGGTGTAGTACGGCTGATAGCCTCCGCCACTTTGGCAAACGTCTGTTGAGCGGGAATGCCTTTGCCACGCCAGTTGTCCTGACGATACGGCCACAGCATCCAGACCGCATCTTGCTGTGCCCATTCTGCTGGCATAAAAAAGCCATCTTGCTGCGGAGTACTCGGCAGTGCTTGTGATGCCGTATCGGGTAAAACTGGGTCTTTTACAGACATAAATTATCTCCGGGTCTTGCCATCAGATGTGGCAAGTGCCTGATACATTTCCGGGCGACGATCGCGGAACAAGCCCCATGAAGCGCGCTGAGCCGCGATTTCCTGCAAATCGAACTCATGCACCAAAATAGCTTCGTCGGTTTTATTCGCCTGAGCTACCAGCGCACCAGTTTGGTCAGCAATAAACGAGGAACCGTAGAAAGTCATTTCCAGACCATCGATATATTTGCTTTTTTCTGTACCAATGCGGTTAGAGGCAATCACGGGCACCAGATTCGCAGCGGCATGACCTTGCTGAACACGAGTCCAGTGCGGCTGGCTGTCAATATCAGGATAAGCTGGCTCAGAACCAATGGCTGTTGGGTAGAAAATGATTTCCGCGCCCAGCAATGCCAGGCTGCGGGCAGTTTCCGGGAACCACTGATCCCAACAGATACCTACACCGACTTTGGCGTAGCGGGTCTGCCAGACTTTAAAGCCGGTATCACCGGGGATAAAGAATTGTTTTTCTTGATACGCCGGCCCATTAGGGATGTGAGTTTTGCGATACACATCCAGCACTGAGCCGTCAGCATCAATCATGACCAGCGAGTTATAATATGCGTTGTTGGCTTTCTCAAAGAAACTCAGTGGCAATACCACTTCCAGCTCGGCCGCGAGCTTGGAAAAATGTTGGATAAGCGGGCTACTATCCAGCTCTTGGGCCAGTGCATAGTGTTCCGGGCTTTGGTCTATGCAGAAATAAGGAGCGGCAAACAGCTCCTGAATCAGGATGATTTGTGCGCCTTTGGCGTGCGCATCACGTACCAGTTTCTCGGCATTTTCAATGTTCTTAGGCAGGTCCCAGGAACAGGCCATTTGAGTCGCAGCAACAGTTACTTTTGTCATGAGAGAACCTCAATAAATGTAAAAAGCACCCGCGAGGGTGTGCAATATTTTGAGCCGCTGATTGGCATCCATCCAGTATACAATTGTGCGGGGATGGGTGCCACGCTATACCCGATTTGTCGGGGCAGGCAGCGGGAATGGATAGTGGAAAACAGCAGGGGATGCAGAATTTGGCTTATGATAAAATGTCAAAAAACGTATTCAGCCTGCTTGCTCATCAAACCAACTTTCCAGAATGATCACCGCGGAGGCGGCGTCGACACTGCCTTTGTCCAGTGCGCGATAACCGCCACTGTCAAATAAATTGGCTCGCGCCTCGACGGTACTAAGGCGTTCATCCTGCAAGGCAATTTGGACACCAAAACGGCCATGTAGGCGGTTGGCAAACCGGCGCGCGCGCGCCGAGAGTGGTTGTTCGGTGCCATCCATATTCAGTGGCAGCCCGACGACAACTAAATCAGGTTGCCACTCTTTCAGCAGTTTTTCGACTTTTTGCCAGTCCGGTGTACCGTCCTGAGCTTTAAAGGATGTCAGTGCTCTGGCGGTGCCAGTGACTTCCTGACCAATAGCAACGCCGATACTTTTAGTACCAAAATCAAAGGCTACAATTGTGCGATTAGCCATCAGGCGTGTCCTGCTTGCGGGGCAATATTAAAGATATTGATACCCAGTTTATTGGCCGCGGCTTGCCAGCGCTCAGAGATCGGGGTGTTAAACAGGATATTACTGTCTGCCTCAATGGTCAGCCAGGCGTTATCCAGCAGTTCTTGTTCCAGCTGCCCCTGTT
It encodes the following:
- the yggU gene encoding DUF167 family protein YggU translates to MSVVTQLLDGLALRLYIQPKASRDQIVGLHGDELKVAITAPPVDGQANAHLVKFIAKQFRVAKSQVIIEKGELGRHKQIKIVNPQQIPPEVAALLE
- a CDS encoding YggT family protein, with the translated sequence MLTLTFLAKTVIDLYVMVLLLRIWMQWVHSDFYNPFSQFVVKITQPIVGPLRRIIPSLGPIDSASLLLAFLLMTIKYPLLVLIQSGSMSLSPYNLLFGVISLVKAVGYLIFWVMIIRALMSWVSQGRSPMDYLLYQLTEPLMAPIRRILPAMGGIDFSAMVVILILYLFNYLGTDLLGELWFIL
- the proC gene encoding pyrroline-5-carboxylate reductase, which gives rise to MKHRNITFIGAGNMARAIIAGLVAGGYPAKMISVCAPSGKNRDALAAEFGVISSDDNMTEAKKAEVVVLAVKPQLMAAVCQPLQENINFTGKLVLSIAAGVQVARFYTLLGENLNLVRIMPNTPSLVGKGMSGLYAPDQVSQDDRDFTASLMSSVGKVCWVNDENGINSVIAAAGSAPAYFFLFMEAMQQEAEKLGFDSETARMLVQQAASGATALVEANPQLPLSTLREQVTSKGGTTAEAIRVFNEQHLPQIVSNAMQAAIVRAKEMEKLF
- a CDS encoding YggS family pyridoxal phosphate-dependent enzyme, yielding MSTIEQNLQDVRAQIATAARNCGRSPEEVTLLAVSKTKPVSAIEEAIAAGQYAFGENYVQEGVDKIHYFADNAPSAHLEWHFIGPLQSNKSRLVAENFAWCHTVDRLKIAQRLSAQRPPEMPALNILIQVNISDEQSKSGITLAELPALAASINALPNLHLRGLMAIPAPETDYQRQLAVFEQMNQAFLTLKASYPQMDTLSMGMTDDMAAAIAAGSTLVRIGTAIFGSRA
- a CDS encoding type IV pilus twitching motility protein PilT → MDFTRLDNKNTDLDNPVFSDVFTEYIDLENPEHADGDFNEQDFANKVAASVNHNASDLHLCTGDHPVLRIDGELKTFTHWPRVNANWLSGLSRHLLSEVQQRQLQQSGQVDCACTTSAGQRLRANVFQQQQGRSIAFRVISATSPSLNELDVPPIINQLIEQENGLILITGATGSGKTTTLSAMISAMNQKQARHIITLEDPIEFLHSSKTCLIQQRELGRHTDSFSSALTGALRQDPDIILLGELRDPESIRLALTAAETGHLVLATLHTRTAAQAIDRLVDIFPVAEKTAIQAQLAASLRAVITQKLCHKVGGGRIAVFEILTQTTAASHLIREGKTYQLHSVIQTGGQWGMQTFEQSIAQRQKQGILADQHVSQLI
- the aguA gene encoding agmatine deiminase, with translation MSVKDPVLPDTASQALPSTPQQDGFFMPAEWAQQDAVWMLWPYRQDNWRGKGIPAQQTFAKVAEAISRTTPVFMGVPAEFMAQAKATMPASVTLVEMASDDAWMRDTGPTMVINGAGERRAVDWQFNAWGGLNGGLYANWQQDEKIAVQVSDFLNNAHYSAPLVLEGGSIHTDGEGTLLTTAECLLNPNRNPHLNQAQIEQLLHKYLGVTHFIWLQDGVYNDETDGHIDNMCCFVRPGEVALHWTDDQQDPQYARSVAAFEVLSNAIDAKGRKLKIWKLPAPGPLYNTEAETFDVLSSDAVPRTAGERLAGSYVNFLISNQQIIYPLLDSRTDGLAHDLLQQIFPDYAIVGVPAREILLGGGNIHCITQQIPTP
- the aguB gene encoding N-carbamoylputrescine amidase produces the protein MTKVTVAATQMACSWDLPKNIENAEKLVRDAHAKGAQIILIQELFAAPYFCIDQSPEHYALAQELDSSPLIQHFSKLAAELEVVLPLSFFEKANNAYYNSLVMIDADGSVLDVYRKTHIPNGPAYQEKQFFIPGDTGFKVWQTRYAKVGVGICWDQWFPETARSLALLGAEIIFYPTAIGSEPAYPDIDSQPHWTRVQQGHAAANLVPVIASNRIGTEKSKYIDGLEMTFYGSSFIADQTGALVAQANKTDEAILVHEFDLQEIAAQRASWGLFRDRRPEMYQALATSDGKTRR
- the ruvX gene encoding Holliday junction resolvase RuvX, encoding MANRTIVAFDFGTKSIGVAIGQEVTGTARALTSFKAQDGTPDWQKVEKLLKEWQPDLVVVGLPLNMDGTEQPLSARARRFANRLHGRFGVQIALQDERLSTVEARANLFDSGGYRALDKGSVDAASAVIILESWFDEQAG